In one window of Holophagales bacterium DNA:
- a CDS encoding TAT-variant-translocated molybdopterin oxidoreductase, which translates to MSLPTLRPEPAEGLPAGPAHFPLDLAEIRERLRTRQGPAFWRGIEELADDTRFREFLATEYPRHASDWDESLDRGFSRRRFLELGMASMALAGMTACTRQPVEKIVPYVKQPEEILPGVPLFFATAMTVGGFAQPLLAESHEGRPTKVEGNPEHPASLGGATAVAQASVLGLYDPDRLKVPTKLGILDTWPHLVTELQAAAKAQKQIEGAGLRILTETVTSPTLGAQMKALLAAFPKAKWHQWESAGRDAVRSGARIAFGQPAETRYDLGAADVVVALDSDFLASGPDSVRNAKAFSARRRLVGGSKEMSRFYAVEVSPTPTGTLADHRLPLRASALPAFAEALGAELGLAGFARPSGLDERALKFAGTAAKDLKAAAGRSVVVAGDFAPAEVHAAAHAMNEALGNVGKTVFQTDPVEAAPVDQLASLADLVADVKKGEVQVLLILGGNPVYDAPSDLAFGESLLKAGLRIHLTGYPDETSRYCQWAVPMAHFLEAWSDVRSLDGTAALVQPLVEPLYEGKSPHELLSVLLDETPRKGYDVVKEHWKAARSGEADFEAFWRKSLHDGVVPGTAFAAKVLPVRVAEVAGALAAAATAAAARPSDLEAVFRPDPSLLDGRFANNGWLQELPKPLSKLTWDNAAIVSPATAQKLGLQNEDVVKVTANGKSVELPVLIQPGQAAGVVTLHLGFGRAHAGRVGNGVGADVTPLRTTAAPWIAAVTLAKTGARSPLAHTQQHFRMEGREIVRVMSLPEYVKDPAKAKGHGLPPKDVSLFQPGWEYKENAWGLSVDLGSCFGCNACVVACQSENNIPIVGKEQVGRNREMQWIRVDQYYEGTDLENPEVHHQPLMCQHCEMAPCEVVCPVAATVHGAEGLNEMAYNRCVGTRYCSNNCPYHVRRFNFLEYNGEREKEPVLKMLANPDVTVRSRGVMEKCTFCIQRINRARIVAEREGRAIRDGEIRTACQQTCPADAIVFGNINDPAAKVTKLREEPRTYWLLEELNTRPRTTYMAKVTNPNPDAEAG; encoded by the coding sequence ATGAGCCTTCCGACCCTTCGTCCCGAGCCCGCGGAAGGACTCCCGGCCGGGCCCGCCCACTTTCCGCTCGACCTCGCCGAGATCCGCGAGCGCCTCCGGACCCGGCAGGGACCGGCGTTCTGGCGCGGAATCGAAGAGCTCGCGGACGACACCCGCTTCCGCGAGTTCCTGGCAACGGAGTACCCGAGGCACGCCTCCGACTGGGACGAAAGCCTCGACCGCGGCTTCTCCCGCCGGCGCTTTCTCGAGCTCGGCATGGCCTCCATGGCCCTGGCCGGCATGACGGCCTGCACGCGGCAGCCCGTCGAGAAGATCGTCCCCTACGTGAAGCAGCCGGAGGAGATCCTCCCCGGCGTGCCGCTCTTCTTCGCCACGGCGATGACGGTCGGCGGCTTCGCCCAGCCGCTCCTCGCCGAGAGCCACGAGGGTCGCCCCACGAAGGTCGAGGGGAACCCGGAACACCCGGCGAGCCTCGGGGGCGCCACCGCCGTCGCCCAGGCGTCCGTCCTCGGGCTCTACGACCCCGACCGCCTGAAGGTCCCGACGAAGCTCGGAATCCTCGACACCTGGCCGCACCTCGTCACCGAGCTGCAGGCGGCCGCGAAGGCGCAGAAGCAGATCGAGGGAGCAGGCCTCCGGATCCTGACCGAGACCGTCACCTCCCCGACCCTCGGCGCGCAGATGAAGGCGCTCCTCGCCGCCTTCCCGAAGGCGAAGTGGCACCAGTGGGAATCGGCCGGGCGCGACGCCGTCCGCTCCGGCGCCCGGATCGCCTTCGGGCAGCCGGCGGAGACCCGCTACGACCTCGGCGCCGCCGACGTCGTCGTCGCCCTCGATTCCGACTTCCTCGCCTCCGGGCCCGATTCCGTCCGCAACGCCAAGGCCTTCTCGGCCCGGCGCCGCCTCGTCGGCGGGTCGAAGGAGATGTCTCGTTTCTACGCCGTGGAGGTCTCCCCGACCCCGACGGGCACGCTCGCCGATCACCGCCTCCCGCTCCGCGCGAGCGCCCTCCCCGCCTTCGCGGAGGCGCTCGGTGCCGAGCTCGGCCTCGCCGGCTTCGCCCGGCCCTCGGGGCTCGACGAGAGGGCGCTGAAGTTCGCCGGCACGGCCGCGAAGGACCTGAAGGCGGCCGCCGGCCGCTCCGTCGTCGTCGCGGGCGACTTCGCCCCCGCCGAGGTCCACGCCGCGGCCCACGCCATGAACGAGGCGCTCGGCAATGTCGGGAAGACCGTCTTCCAGACCGATCCGGTCGAGGCGGCGCCGGTCGACCAGCTCGCATCCCTCGCCGACCTCGTGGCGGACGTGAAGAAGGGGGAGGTGCAGGTCCTCCTCATCCTCGGCGGTAATCCCGTCTACGACGCCCCGTCCGATCTCGCGTTCGGCGAGAGTCTCCTGAAGGCGGGCCTTCGCATCCACCTTACCGGCTACCCCGACGAGACCTCGCGCTACTGCCAGTGGGCCGTCCCGATGGCCCACTTCCTCGAGGCGTGGAGCGACGTCCGCTCGCTCGACGGCACCGCCGCCCTCGTCCAGCCCCTCGTCGAGCCTCTCTACGAAGGGAAGTCGCCGCACGAGCTGCTGTCGGTCCTCCTCGACGAGACGCCCCGGAAGGGCTACGACGTCGTCAAGGAGCACTGGAAGGCGGCCCGCTCGGGCGAGGCGGACTTCGAGGCGTTCTGGAGGAAGAGCCTCCACGACGGCGTCGTTCCCGGCACCGCATTTGCCGCGAAGGTGCTGCCGGTGCGCGTCGCCGAAGTCGCAGGGGCCCTGGCCGCCGCCGCGACGGCGGCGGCCGCCCGTCCTTCCGACCTCGAGGCCGTCTTCCGGCCCGACCCGTCGCTCCTGGACGGCCGCTTCGCCAACAACGGCTGGCTCCAGGAGCTCCCGAAGCCGCTCAGCAAGCTGACGTGGGACAACGCGGCGATCGTCTCTCCCGCCACCGCGCAGAAGCTCGGCCTGCAGAACGAGGACGTCGTGAAGGTCACGGCGAACGGGAAGAGCGTCGAGCTGCCCGTCCTCATCCAGCCGGGCCAGGCGGCGGGCGTCGTCACGCTCCACCTCGGCTTCGGCCGCGCCCACGCCGGGCGCGTCGGCAACGGCGTCGGCGCCGACGTGACACCACTCCGGACGACGGCCGCGCCGTGGATCGCCGCCGTCACCCTCGCGAAGACGGGCGCGCGCTCCCCGCTCGCGCACACGCAGCAGCACTTCCGGATGGAAGGGCGCGAGATCGTCCGGGTGATGTCGCTCCCCGAGTACGTGAAGGACCCCGCGAAGGCGAAGGGGCACGGCCTCCCGCCGAAGGACGTCTCCCTCTTCCAGCCGGGCTGGGAGTACAAGGAGAACGCCTGGGGGCTCTCCGTCGACCTCGGCTCGTGCTTCGGCTGCAACGCCTGCGTCGTCGCCTGCCAGTCGGAGAACAACATCCCCATCGTCGGCAAGGAGCAGGTCGGCAGGAACCGCGAGATGCAGTGGATCCGCGTCGACCAGTACTACGAGGGGACCGACCTCGAGAACCCCGAGGTCCACCACCAGCCCCTGATGTGCCAGCACTGCGAGATGGCCCCCTGCGAGGTCGTCTGCCCCGTGGCCGCGACGGTCCACGGCGCCGAGGGGCTGAACGAGATGGCCTACAACCGCTGCGTCGGCACCCGCTACTGCTCCAACAACTGCCCCTACCACGTCCGGCGCTTCAACTTCCTCGAGTACAACGGCGAGAGGGAGAAGGAGCCGGTCCTGAAGATGCTCGCGAACCCCGACGTCACCGTCCGGTCCCGTGGCGTCATGGAGAAGTGCACCTTCTGCATCCAGCGGATCAACCGGGCCCGCATCGTGGCCGAGCGCGAGGGGCGCGCCATCCGCGACGGCGAGATCCGGACCGCCTGCCAGCAGACCTGCCCGGCCGACGCCATCGTCTTCGGGAACATCAACGACCCGGCGGCGAAGGTCACGAAGCTCCGCGAGGAGCCCCGCACCTACTGGCTCCTCGAAGAGCTGAACACCCGCCCCCGGACGACCTACATGGCGAAGGTGACGAACCCCAACCCGGACGCGGAGGCCGGCTGA
- the nrfD gene encoding polysulfide reductase NrfD, protein MSTIYDGTPGADPIGQAPVLAPGHTPASVTERISEVVNTKLTKTPKWWLLGLAVGFGLLNLFLLAVTNLFMTGIGIWGNNVPVGWGWDIVCFVWWIGIGHAGTLISAILLLLRQSWRNSINRFAEAMTVFAVACAGMYPILHLGRPWLPYWLLPVPGTLNMWPNFRSPLIWDVFAVSTYATISIVFWYVGMLPDLATLRDHAKAKVARFAYGMAALGWRNSSRHWANYEVASLLLAGLSTPLVLSVHSIVSFDFSVGIVPGWHTTVFPPYFVAGAVFAGFAMVLTLVLPLRPLFKLKDFITERHLQNMAKVMLTTGLIVAYGYVLEIWAAFYSGNEFEIFMVLNRFTGPYAVQYWLLILCNILVPQLLWFRQVRSNVWALWVIAMFINVGMWLERFVIIVVSLSRDYVPSNWAMYHGTKWDIAVFAGTIGLFLTLLLLFIRFLPALNMFEMRVLTPEATKAHGEEK, encoded by the coding sequence ATGTCGACCATCTACGACGGCACGCCCGGCGCCGACCCGATCGGGCAGGCGCCCGTCCTCGCGCCCGGTCACACCCCCGCGAGCGTCACGGAGCGGATCTCCGAGGTCGTCAACACGAAGCTGACGAAGACGCCGAAGTGGTGGCTGCTCGGCCTCGCGGTCGGCTTCGGCCTCCTCAATCTCTTCCTCCTCGCCGTCACGAACCTCTTCATGACCGGCATCGGCATCTGGGGAAACAACGTCCCCGTCGGCTGGGGCTGGGACATCGTCTGCTTCGTCTGGTGGATCGGCATCGGCCACGCGGGGACGCTGATCTCCGCCATCCTCCTCCTGCTGCGGCAGAGCTGGCGCAACTCGATCAACCGGTTCGCCGAGGCGATGACCGTCTTCGCCGTCGCCTGCGCCGGCATGTACCCGATCCTCCACCTCGGCCGCCCGTGGCTCCCCTACTGGCTCCTGCCGGTCCCGGGGACGCTCAACATGTGGCCCAACTTCCGAAGCCCCCTCATCTGGGACGTCTTCGCCGTCTCGACCTACGCCACGATCTCGATCGTCTTCTGGTACGTCGGCATGCTCCCCGACCTCGCGACCCTGCGCGACCACGCGAAGGCGAAGGTCGCCCGGTTCGCCTACGGGATGGCGGCCCTCGGCTGGCGGAACTCCTCGCGCCACTGGGCGAACTACGAGGTGGCGTCGCTCCTCCTCGCGGGGCTCTCGACGCCGCTCGTCCTCTCGGTCCACTCCATCGTGTCGTTCGACTTCTCCGTCGGCATCGTCCCGGGCTGGCACACGACGGTCTTCCCGCCCTACTTCGTCGCGGGCGCCGTCTTCGCGGGCTTCGCGATGGTCCTCACGCTCGTCCTGCCGCTGCGGCCCCTCTTCAAGCTGAAGGACTTCATCACCGAGCGGCACCTGCAGAACATGGCGAAGGTGATGCTGACGACCGGCCTCATCGTCGCCTACGGCTACGTCCTCGAGATCTGGGCCGCCTTCTACAGCGGCAACGAGTTCGAGATCTTCATGGTCCTGAACCGCTTCACCGGGCCGTACGCCGTCCAGTACTGGCTCCTGATCCTCTGCAACATCCTCGTCCCGCAGCTCCTCTGGTTCCGGCAGGTGCGGTCGAACGTCTGGGCGCTCTGGGTCATCGCGATGTTCATCAACGTCGGGATGTGGCTCGAGCGGTTCGTCATCATCGTCGTCAGCCTCTCCCGCGACTACGTCCCGTCGAACTGGGCCATGTACCACGGCACGAAGTGGGACATCGCGGTCTTCGCCGGGACGATCGGTCTCTTCCTGACGCTCCTCCTCCTCTTCATCCGCTTCCTCCCCGCGCTGAACATGTTCGAGATGCGCGTCCTGACGCCCGAGGCGACGAAGGCGCACGGAGAGGAGAAGTAA
- a CDS encoding DUF3341 domain-containing protein, which yields MAEFRNPEELIEAIGAAKAAGFTKLDAYTPYPIEKVLDALDLHHSKLPLLVLGASIVGAVGVFGFAYWASAIDYPLNIGGRPLNSWPAFIPATFEGAIFHGGLAAALGMLLLNGLPRPHHPLFNVPRFVEHASKDGYFLVVESDDPKFDGPAVRSFLESLAPVEVNEVEN from the coding sequence ATGGCCGAGTTCCGGAATCCCGAGGAGCTGATCGAGGCGATCGGGGCCGCGAAGGCCGCCGGCTTCACGAAGCTCGACGCCTACACCCCCTACCCGATCGAGAAGGTCCTCGACGCGCTCGACCTCCACCACTCGAAGCTCCCGCTGCTCGTCCTGGGCGCGTCGATCGTCGGCGCCGTGGGCGTCTTCGGCTTCGCCTACTGGGCGAGCGCCATCGACTACCCGCTGAACATCGGAGGCCGGCCCCTGAACTCCTGGCCGGCTTTCATCCCGGCCACGTTCGAGGGAGCCATCTTCCACGGGGGCCTCGCGGCGGCGCTCGGGATGCTGCTCCTGAACGGCCTGCCGAGGCCCCACCACCCGCTCTTCAACGTGCCGCGCTTCGTCGAGCACGCCTCCAAGGACGGCTACTTCCTCGTCGTCGAATCCGACGACCCGAAGTTCGACGGCCCGGCCGTCAGGAGCTTCCTCGAGAGCCTCGCACCCGTGGAGGTCAACGAAGTTGAAAACTGA
- a CDS encoding cytochrome c — MYNQAKERPLAQSEFYRDGLASRIPPAGTVARGWLREDRVLHTGIGPDGKFVSELPAAVPFDKALLARGRQRFDVFCSPCHGRQGNGQGMIVQRGFKQPPSYHIDRLRAQPLGYFFDVMTNGFGQMSSYASQVPAEDRWAIAAYVRTLQFSRNAPLAELTEADRAALDKAAAAPAAAPTPEAHP, encoded by the coding sequence ATGTACAACCAGGCGAAGGAGCGTCCCCTGGCCCAGAGCGAGTTCTACCGTGACGGGCTCGCCTCGCGCATCCCGCCGGCCGGGACCGTCGCGCGCGGCTGGCTCCGCGAGGACCGGGTCCTCCACACCGGCATCGGTCCCGACGGGAAGTTCGTTTCCGAGCTTCCGGCCGCCGTCCCGTTCGACAAGGCCCTGCTCGCCCGAGGCCGCCAGCGGTTCGACGTCTTCTGCTCGCCCTGCCACGGCCGCCAGGGCAACGGCCAGGGGATGATCGTCCAGCGCGGGTTCAAGCAGCCCCCCTCGTACCACATCGACCGGCTCCGCGCGCAGCCGCTGGGCTACTTCTTCGACGTCATGACGAACGGCTTCGGGCAGATGTCGAGCTACGCGAGCCAGGTCCCCGCCGAGGACCGCTGGGCCATCGCCGCTTACGTCCGAACCCTCCAGTTCTCCCGCAACGCCCCGCTGGCCGAGCTCACCGAAGCCGATCGCGCGGCACTCGACAAGGCCGCCGCCGCCCCCGCGGCCGCACCGACCCCGGAGGCCCACCCGTGA
- a CDS encoding SCO family protein, which yields MTRAFRFAPVLVALAVAASPLAAQPMMPSPTREVGWEQHTGTQLPLDATFTDENGKSVRLGDYFGKKPVILSLAYYECPMLCGIALEGLARSLKGFTLTPGADFEVVTLSFSPVEKPPLARDKKTNLVEFYGRKAEGEAGWHFLTGDESQIRRVTEAAGFKYRWDELQKQYAHATGVVLVTPEGVISRYFFGVEYAPKELRLGLSEASEGKVGGVTAQLLLLCFQYNPALGKYTATTMTVLRIAGALLVLGFGAFLAVMLRRERRGRAHAGASA from the coding sequence ATGACGCGCGCCTTTCGCTTCGCCCCGGTCCTCGTCGCCCTCGCCGTCGCCGCTTCGCCCCTGGCGGCGCAGCCGATGATGCCTTCGCCCACGCGGGAGGTCGGCTGGGAGCAGCACACGGGAACCCAGCTCCCCCTCGACGCGACGTTCACGGACGAGAACGGCAAGTCCGTCCGCCTGGGCGACTACTTCGGGAAGAAGCCGGTCATCCTCTCGCTCGCCTACTACGAGTGCCCGATGCTCTGCGGCATCGCGCTCGAGGGCCTCGCCCGGAGCCTGAAGGGCTTCACGCTGACACCGGGCGCCGACTTCGAGGTCGTCACCCTGAGCTTCAGCCCGGTCGAGAAGCCGCCCCTCGCCCGCGACAAGAAGACGAACCTCGTCGAGTTCTACGGCCGGAAGGCCGAGGGCGAGGCCGGCTGGCACTTCCTGACGGGCGACGAGTCCCAGATCCGCCGCGTCACCGAAGCGGCCGGGTTCAAGTACCGTTGGGACGAGCTGCAGAAGCAGTACGCGCACGCGACGGGTGTCGTCCTCGTGACGCCCGAAGGGGTGATCTCGCGCTACTTCTTCGGCGTCGAGTACGCGCCGAAGGAGCTCCGCCTCGGCCTCTCGGAAGCCTCGGAAGGGAAGGTGGGCGGCGTCACCGCGCAGCTCCTCCTCCTCTGCTTCCAGTACAACCCGGCCCTCGGCAAGTACACCGCGACCACCATGACCGTCCTCCGAATCGCGGGCGCCCTCCTCGTCCTCGGGTTCGGCGCCTTTCTCGCCGTGATGCTGCGCCGGGAACGCCGCGGCCGCGCGCACGCCGGAGCGAGCGCCTGA
- the coxB gene encoding cytochrome c oxidase subunit II has product MLPNSPVFPPVSSTLASKVDAIFFFTLGVSVLFSVLIVATIVAFLVKYRRRHAAEPGQEITGNTLILELTWSIIPLGLVMVSFFWGASIFFEQSRPPSDAWSFHVYGKQWMWKVEHPEGKREINEFHVPVNQAVKLTMTSEDVIHNFSVPAFRLKMDVLPGRYTTAWFKATKTGTYHIFCDQYCGVDHSKMVGKIHVMEPQDYQKWLVGGASAGGTVASGEELFVAKACNTCHRPDSSARAPVLDGVFGKQVALVDGRTVVADESYVRESILSPATKVVQGYQPIMPTFKDQISEEEIVQLIRYIKELKPAGAATAPAAAAPAAGGKS; this is encoded by the coding sequence ATGCTCCCCAACTCGCCCGTCTTCCCGCCCGTCTCCTCGACCCTCGCCTCGAAGGTCGACGCGATCTTCTTCTTCACGCTCGGCGTGTCGGTCCTCTTCTCGGTCCTGATCGTCGCGACGATCGTGGCCTTCCTCGTGAAGTACCGGCGCCGCCACGCCGCCGAACCGGGCCAGGAGATCACGGGGAACACCCTGATCCTCGAGCTCACCTGGTCGATCATCCCGCTCGGCCTCGTCATGGTCAGCTTCTTCTGGGGGGCCTCGATCTTCTTCGAGCAATCGCGGCCGCCCTCCGACGCCTGGTCGTTCCACGTCTACGGCAAGCAGTGGATGTGGAAGGTGGAGCACCCCGAGGGCAAGCGCGAGATCAACGAGTTCCACGTTCCGGTGAACCAGGCCGTGAAGCTGACGATGACCTCCGAGGACGTCATCCACAACTTCTCCGTCCCCGCGTTCCGCCTCAAGATGGACGTCCTCCCCGGCCGCTACACGACGGCCTGGTTCAAGGCGACGAAGACCGGCACCTACCACATCTTCTGCGACCAGTACTGCGGCGTCGACCACTCCAAGATGGTCGGGAAGATCCACGTGATGGAGCCGCAGGACTACCAGAAGTGGCTCGTCGGCGGGGCCTCCGCGGGCGGCACCGTCGCCTCGGGCGAGGAGCTCTTCGTCGCGAAGGCGTGCAACACCTGCCATCGCCCCGACAGCTCTGCCCGGGCACCCGTCCTCGACGGCGTCTTCGGGAAGCAGGTGGCCCTCGTCGACGGGCGGACCGTCGTCGCCGACGAGAGCTACGTGCGCGAGTCGATCCTGAGCCCGGCCACGAAGGTCGTCCAGGGCTACCAGCCGATCATGCCGACCTTCAAGGACCAGATCTCCGAGGAGGAGATCGTCCAGCTCATCAGGTACATCAAGGAGCTCAAGCCCGCCGGTGCCGCCACCGCGCCGGCGGCCGCGGCCCCCGCCGCCGGAGGGAAGTCGTGA
- the ctaD gene encoding cytochrome c oxidase subunit I has protein sequence MSGDPGETNYLNASHGIGSWLLTRDHKRIGILYLLGISVFFVLGGLMAVLIRAELATPQGDLFSSDVYNRLFTMHGILMIFFFLIPSIPAVLGNFLLPIMIGAKDLAFPRINLLSWYLYMIGGVMTFVSLLTGGIDTGWTFYTPMSTNFAQGQVIVTAVGIFIAGFSSILTGLNFIVTIHRMRAPGLTWFRLPLFVWAHYATSIIQILGTPVVAIAILLVGAERLFHIGVFDPKYGGDPLLFQHLFWFYSHPAVYIMILPSMGVMSELVTAFSRKRVFGYHFIAFSSLFIAVIGFLVWGHHMYISGQSVVAGAIFSFLTMLVAIPSAVKVFNWTATLYKGSISLQTPMLYALGFIGVFLIGGLTGVMLGTLGIDIHVHDTYFIVAHFHYVMVGSAIMGYLGGLHFWWPKITGRMYNEFWSKISALVIFIGFNTTFFPQFILGYLGMPRRYHMYPAEFQTWNVLSSAGATILGFGYLLPVIYLLWSLKFGAKAPANPWGAKGLEWETSSPPPVLNFDTPPVVTEEAYAYETSTPAKEVTVGV, from the coding sequence GTGTCCGGAGATCCCGGCGAGACGAACTACCTCAACGCCTCCCACGGCATCGGGTCGTGGCTCCTGACGAGGGACCACAAGAGGATCGGCATCCTCTACCTCCTCGGCATCTCGGTTTTCTTCGTCCTCGGCGGCCTGATGGCCGTGCTGATCCGCGCCGAGCTGGCGACGCCGCAGGGAGACCTCTTCTCCTCCGACGTCTACAACCGGCTCTTCACGATGCACGGCATCCTGATGATCTTCTTCTTCCTGATCCCGTCGATCCCGGCGGTGCTCGGCAACTTCCTCCTGCCGATCATGATCGGGGCGAAGGACCTCGCCTTCCCGCGCATCAACCTCCTGAGCTGGTACCTCTACATGATCGGCGGCGTCATGACGTTCGTGTCGCTCCTGACGGGCGGCATCGACACCGGCTGGACGTTCTACACGCCGATGTCGACGAACTTCGCCCAGGGGCAGGTCATCGTCACCGCGGTCGGCATCTTCATCGCCGGCTTCTCGTCGATCCTGACGGGGCTGAACTTCATCGTCACGATCCACCGGATGCGGGCCCCGGGGCTCACCTGGTTCCGGCTCCCCCTCTTCGTCTGGGCCCACTACGCCACGAGCATCATCCAGATCCTCGGGACGCCGGTCGTCGCCATCGCGATCCTCCTCGTCGGCGCCGAGCGGCTCTTCCACATCGGCGTCTTCGACCCGAAGTACGGCGGCGACCCGCTCCTCTTCCAGCACCTCTTCTGGTTCTACTCGCACCCCGCCGTCTACATCATGATCCTGCCGTCGATGGGCGTGATGAGCGAGCTCGTCACCGCCTTCTCGAGGAAGCGGGTCTTCGGGTACCACTTCATCGCCTTCTCGAGCCTCTTCATCGCGGTCATCGGCTTCCTCGTCTGGGGCCACCACATGTACATCTCCGGCCAGTCCGTCGTGGCCGGGGCGATCTTTTCGTTCCTGACGATGCTCGTGGCCATTCCGTCGGCCGTGAAGGTCTTCAACTGGACGGCCACGCTCTACAAGGGCTCCATCTCGCTGCAGACGCCGATGCTCTACGCACTCGGCTTCATCGGCGTCTTCCTGATCGGCGGGCTGACGGGCGTCATGCTCGGGACGCTCGGCATCGACATCCACGTCCACGACACCTACTTCATCGTCGCGCACTTCCACTACGTCATGGTGGGGAGCGCGATCATGGGGTACCTCGGCGGGCTCCACTTCTGGTGGCCGAAGATCACCGGCCGGATGTACAACGAGTTCTGGTCGAAGATCTCCGCGCTCGTCATCTTCATCGGCTTCAACACGACGTTCTTCCCGCAGTTCATCCTCGGCTACCTCGGGATGCCGCGCCGCTACCACATGTACCCGGCCGAGTTCCAGACGTGGAACGTCCTCTCCTCCGCGGGCGCGACGATCCTCGGCTTCGGCTACCTCCTGCCCGTGATCTACCTCCTCTGGTCGCTGAAGTTCGGGGCGAAGGCCCCCGCGAACCCGTGGGGCGCCAAGGGCCTCGAGTGGGAGACCTCCTCCCCGCCGCCCGTCCTGAACTTCGACACCCCGCCCGTCGTCACCGAGGAGGCGTACGCGTACGAGACCTCGACTCCCGCCAAGGAGGTCACCGTTGGCGTCTGA
- a CDS encoding cytochrome c oxidase subunit 3 family protein, with the protein MWLFIAQELMFFGGLFLTYTVYRWKYPAYFALGSNQLDIPLGLLNTIVLIGSSLTMVLAVRSAQLGRAKQIAGWLAATMTLGTAFLVIKGFEYHHKWVHHLIPGESFQLAGTTDPAAQTFFVIYFCMTGLHALHMIVGLGLLAFLVPKALRGEFSAENHNWVEGVGLYWHFVDIIWIFLFPLLYLLGRHHA; encoded by the coding sequence ATGTGGCTCTTCATCGCCCAGGAGCTGATGTTCTTCGGCGGGCTCTTCCTCACCTACACGGTCTACCGCTGGAAGTACCCCGCCTACTTCGCCCTCGGCTCGAACCAGCTCGACATCCCGCTCGGCCTCCTGAACACCATCGTCCTCATCGGCAGCTCCCTGACGATGGTCCTCGCCGTCCGGTCGGCGCAGCTCGGGCGGGCGAAGCAGATCGCCGGCTGGCTCGCGGCGACGATGACGCTCGGCACCGCGTTCCTCGTCATCAAGGGGTTCGAGTACCACCACAAGTGGGTCCACCACCTGATCCCGGGCGAGAGCTTCCAGCTCGCCGGGACGACCGACCCCGCCGCGCAGACGTTCTTCGTCATCTACTTCTGCATGACGGGGCTCCACGCCCTCCACATGATCGTCGGCCTCGGCCTCCTCGCCTTCCTCGTCCCGAAGGCGCTGCGCGGCGAGTTCTCGGCCGAGAACCACAACTGGGTCGAGGGCGTCGGCCTCTACTGGCACTTCGTCGACATCATCTGGATCTTCCTCTTCCCCCTCCTCTACCTCCTGGGACGGCACCACGCCTGA
- a CDS encoding cytochrome C oxidase subunit IV family protein — translation MSTVHVTPVRTYLFVFAGLMALTLLTVGVAHVNIAHHLPGQMTDAINDAVAMMIAVTKATLVILFFMGVWHSARINKVVVWSSFFFLLVLFAFSLADYFSRGWLGVPGK, via the coding sequence ATGTCGACCGTTCACGTCACCCCCGTCCGCACGTACCTCTTCGTCTTCGCCGGCCTGATGGCCCTGACCCTCCTCACCGTCGGCGTCGCACACGTCAACATCGCCCACCACCTCCCCGGGCAGATGACCGACGCGATCAACGACGCCGTGGCCATGATGATCGCCGTCACGAAGGCGACGCTCGTCATCCTCTTCTTCATGGGCGTCTGGCACTCGGCGCGCATCAACAAGGTCGTCGTCTGGAGCTCGTTCTTCTTCCTGCTCGTCCTCTTCGCCTTCTCCCTCGCCGACTACTTCAGCCGCGGGTGGCTCGGGGTGCCGGGGAAGTAG